The Octopus sinensis unplaced genomic scaffold, ASM634580v1 Contig00367, whole genome shotgun sequence DNA segment catacatacacacatacatacgtacatatatatgacgaactaaatgttactttcttagatgcagcacggactttgtcagtgaacaggtcgcggattttagcgacgaaaatattttgacaaattaaacttaaatgttgaagtgaatcgaacggcttttgtgtgtttcttaaatggcttataaacaccttccacgctgcaattgttatatatatatatatatatatatatatatatatatatatatataatatatatatatatatatatatatatatatatatatatatatatatatatatattgttacgcgTGTGGTTTGTTGTATTGGGAAGGACAACCAGttgaaaaccattgttattatttaacgtATTTATTGACGTTGCTTGATTATACGGACGACATTAGTGTAGTGATACATTGTTTACTTAACACACAGTTTGTATTGTTCACTAACAAATAGTGCCAAGAGTATGGAGTAGTTTGGCAttcgcaaacacacagatatgaatatgtaacatcccttcttcttgaaaaaaaaaagggggtctcTTGGCAGTGAAGACAACTATGAGTAGTCTCCCTTGCTCCATGGATTTTCatcatgtcttttctttttctttagcgGTATCGAACCGGTGGCAGAATGTTCTTTCTCCATCTGGTGGATCTTCTGCTTCGCACCGGTGTCTGAGGTGTGTTGTACACGTTTTCCTCggcagctctggtgttgggcggATGTGGGCCCTGTTGTTTCAGCTGCCTACCAGATTCTGTTTCTATCTTATTTGATCTTGGAGTTTCAGCTCTACTGACAACCTTTGCTGGGATCCATGTTTTAGTTATGGGATCTTGAGTATGCACATGTTGTCCTCCAAGCATCTCAGGTAAATGTGCATGTTTGTTGCAATGCCTCTGTGCTTGTTCTTGAGTGGCTGCTAGCTTGGCCCTTGTTTCTTTCTGGTCAATAGGAGGTTGAATCTTAGTTGGCAGGGTAGTTTTATACTTCCTGCCATTCAGCAATTCTGCTGGGGATTTCATATTAGCTCTCAGTGGAGTCGCTCGTAGGGACATAAGTGCCAGGTGTGGGTCTTCCCTAGTCTTCCGGCATTTGActagtgttctcttcactgtctgcACCTGTCTTTCTATAAACCCATGACCTTTGGGGCAGTGTGGAGATGAAGTTGCAATATTGAACCCATACTCATCGGCTAGCTTTTTGAATTCTTGTGACGTGAACTGGGTTCCATTGTCACATATGATCTGCTCTGGTATTCCTTGCTCTGCTAGGAGTCCTCGGGCCACTGTAGTGATTGTTTTGCTTGTCaggtctttcacttttctcacaaatggaaatttgGAGTAGTAGCAGGCCATTATTAAATACCATTCTTGGCCTTCTGTGAATAGATCTACTCCAATAGTTTGCCATGGCCTTCTTGGGATGTCACCAGATatcatttcctccttttgttGTGAGGTTTTGTActtttctatgtttttcttttgttgtgagGTTTTGtacttttctatgtctttgtacatgcTCTTATTGGTTGTCACATTTACAATGTGGTGGACCTTTCTGCTTAGTCCTTCCATCTCCTTTTTGTTTGTGATTGGTGGTCGATTTTTGATAGGCATATCACTTAAAATCCTGCTTGGAGCTGCTTTCACTTCAGTATTGACCGACACAATATTTAACCTCCTGCAGGTATCGAGT contains these protein-coding regions:
- the LOC115226897 gene encoding uncharacterized protein LOC115226897, which produces MPIKNRPPITNKKEMEGLSRKVHHIVNVTTNKSMYKDIEKYKTSQQKEEMISGDIPRRPWQTIGVDLFTEGQEWYLIMACYYSKFPFVRKVKDLTSKTITTVARGLLAEQGIPEQIICDNGTQFTSQEFKKLADEYGFNIATSSPHCPKGHGFIERQVQTVKRTLVKCRKTREDPHLALMSLRATPLRANMKSPAELLNGRKYKTTLPTKIQPPIDQKETRAKLAATQEQAQRHCNKHAHLPEMLGGQHVHTQDPITKTWIPAKVVSRAETPRSNKIETESGRQLKQQGPHPPNTRAAEENVYNTPQTPVRSRRSTRWRKNILPPVRYR